CGGGTACTTCAGTCCCTATGGAATCGAGACGCTTTCTGAGGGACCGGAAGGAGAGTATTTAACAGACAGGATCACAGATGAGGCGGTCCGTCTGCTGAGAGAACGGCAGGCCTGCGGCAGCAGGAAGCCATTTTACATGAACTTGTGCCATTATGCCGTACATACCCCGATTCAGGTTAAGGATGAGGACCGGGCGCGTTTTGAAAAGAAGGCGAGAGAGCTGGGGCTCGATAAGGAGACGGCTCTGGTGGAAGGCGAATTCCACCATACAGAGGATAAGAAGGGCCGCCGGGTGGTCAGAAGAGTGAT
The Anaerotignum faecicola DNA segment above includes these coding regions:
- a CDS encoding sulfatase-like hydrolase/transferase is translated as LPEGEYTIAQALKDAGYDTWHVGKWHLGGREFYPEHFGFDVNIGGCSWGHPHDGYFSPYGIETLSEGPEGEYLTDRITDEAVRLLRERQACGSRKPFYMNLCHYAVHTPIQVKDEDRARFEKKARELGLDKETALVEGEFHHTEDKKGRRVVRRV